A DNA window from Enterobacter asburiae contains the following coding sequences:
- a CDS encoding phage repressor protein CI, protein MILDSQVNNEELLDRICQVYGFTQKIQLARHFNIAASSLQNRYARGTVSYDFAVQCALDTGASLRWLMTGQGAQFEGHPAPGDPVSVSTFTLSDGKLEENTTLSIDSGFFSKPLARGIAVRAEGKLHFIEKEASLTDGLWLVEIEGTASIRDLTLLPGKKLHVAGGKVPFECGIDEIKTVGRVVGIYSEVN, encoded by the coding sequence TTGATTTTAGATTCTCAAGTGAATAATGAAGAGTTACTCGATAGAATCTGTCAGGTATATGGTTTCACGCAGAAAATCCAGCTGGCCCGGCACTTTAATATCGCCGCCAGCTCGCTTCAGAACCGCTACGCGCGCGGTACCGTCTCTTACGACTTTGCGGTTCAGTGCGCGCTGGACACCGGCGCCAGCCTTCGCTGGCTGATGACCGGACAAGGTGCGCAGTTTGAAGGTCACCCCGCGCCGGGCGATCCGGTTTCGGTTTCCACATTCACACTGAGTGATGGAAAGCTGGAAGAAAATACCACTTTGAGTATTGACTCTGGTTTCTTTAGCAAACCGCTGGCTCGCGGCATCGCCGTTCGGGCGGAGGGAAAGCTGCACTTTATTGAAAAAGAGGCATCGTTAACCGACGGCCTGTGGCTGGTTGAGATTGAAGGCACCGCCAGCATCCGCGACCTCACGCTGCTGCCGGGTAAAAAACTCCACGTGGCGGGCGGCAAGGTTCCGTTTGAATGCGGTATCGACGAGATAAAAACGGTGGGTCGCGTAGTGGGGATTTACAGCGAGGTTAATTGA
- a CDS encoding DUF5347 domain-containing protein, with protein sequence MAIEAARARVPLSVGARLSGLNHIAELRARYGSDSGKELARFMAELRDKRDPCFEENSRALAALFFLARLPVARHECELSELTTEEKRALINAMNHFRAVVSLFPERLTMPI encoded by the coding sequence ATGGCGATAGAAGCTGCCCGTGCAAGGGTTCCACTTAGCGTGGGAGCTCGCCTTAGCGGGCTTAACCACATCGCTGAACTGCGCGCCCGATACGGGAGCGATAGCGGAAAAGAGCTGGCGCGGTTTATGGCTGAGCTGCGCGATAAGCGCGATCCCTGTTTTGAGGAGAACAGCAGGGCGCTGGCCGCCCTCTTTTTCCTGGCGAGATTGCCCGTCGCCCGTCATGAGTGCGAGCTCAGTGAGCTAACCACAGAGGAGAAAAGGGCGCTGATTAACGCCATGAATCATTTTCGTGCTGTCGTGAGTTTATTTCCTGAACGGCTGACCATGCCGATATAA
- a CDS encoding DUF2732 family protein encodes MRNSENRPYPTGSEELKRLLAEAKAEERCARALAVSLRLEALASHIYKTGMSGEDVAELLCHEAARYERESQELH; translated from the coding sequence ATGCGAAACAGTGAAAACCGCCCTTATCCGACCGGAAGTGAAGAACTGAAGCGCCTGCTGGCAGAGGCAAAAGCAGAGGAACGATGCGCGCGAGCCCTCGCGGTCTCCCTGCGCCTGGAGGCCCTGGCGAGCCATATCTACAAAACCGGCATGAGCGGAGAAGACGTTGCCGAACTGCTGTGCCACGAGGCGGCCCGCTACGAGCGTGAATCCCAGGAGCTGCACTGA
- a CDS encoding TraR/DksA family transcriptional regulator, with protein sequence MADFIDLAQAREQEDRERYINRARRRPASPSRFLCEDCEAPIPEARRIAVPGVALCVTCQEIAEIKNKHVRGG encoded by the coding sequence ATGGCCGATTTTATCGATCTTGCGCAGGCGCGCGAGCAGGAGGACAGAGAGCGGTACATTAATCGCGCCCGCAGACGACCCGCATCGCCTTCGCGTTTCCTCTGCGAGGACTGCGAGGCGCCGATACCGGAGGCGCGCCGAATAGCGGTGCCCGGCGTAGCCCTGTGCGTAACCTGCCAGGAGATCGCAGAGATAAAAAATAAACACGTCCGGGGAGGATAA